Proteins from one Niallia circulans genomic window:
- the galU gene encoding UTP--glucose-1-phosphate uridylyltransferase GalU, whose translation MKKVRKAIIPAAGLGTRFLPATKAMPKEMLPIVDKPTIQYIVEEAVASGIEDIIIVTGKGKRSIEDHFDSANDLEWNLEAKGKEDLLNKVRFASNLADIHYIRQKEPKGLGHAVWCARNFIGDEPFAVLLGDDIVQSGIPCLKQLINEFEETQSSIIGVQQVPKDVTDRYGIVDPGENKGRRYQVKNFVEKPEKGTAPSNLAILGRYILTPEIFMFLEKQQTGAGGEIQLTDAIQQLNQIQRVFAYDFEGERYDVGEKLGFVKTTIDFALQNEEIKDEVYKFLHDRISQMKDEKRIDVEQYG comes from the coding sequence ATGAAAAAAGTTAGGAAGGCTATCATACCAGCAGCAGGGCTTGGAACTAGATTCCTGCCTGCAACAAAAGCAATGCCAAAGGAAATGCTGCCAATCGTTGATAAGCCAACTATTCAATATATAGTTGAAGAAGCAGTCGCTTCCGGAATTGAGGACATCATTATTGTTACTGGAAAGGGAAAAAGATCGATTGAGGATCATTTTGACAGTGCCAATGATTTGGAATGGAATCTTGAAGCGAAGGGCAAGGAGGATTTGCTGAACAAAGTCCGATTTGCCTCTAATTTAGCGGATATTCATTATATTCGCCAAAAGGAACCGAAAGGATTAGGACATGCTGTTTGGTGTGCAAGAAACTTTATCGGTGATGAGCCATTTGCTGTCCTGCTTGGAGATGATATTGTTCAAAGTGGTATCCCATGCTTAAAACAGCTCATTAACGAATTCGAGGAAACTCAATCATCAATTATTGGTGTGCAGCAAGTTCCAAAGGATGTAACAGACCGGTACGGTATTGTAGATCCTGGAGAAAATAAAGGTAGAAGATATCAAGTGAAAAACTTTGTGGAAAAACCTGAAAAAGGAACGGCACCCTCCAATTTAGCTATACTTGGCAGATATATATTAACACCGGAAATTTTTATGTTCTTGGAAAAACAACAGACAGGCGCGGGCGGTGAAATCCAATTAACAGATGCCATCCAGCAGCTGAACCAAATTCAACGTGTGTTTGCTTATGATTTTGAGGGTGAGCGATATGATGTCGGGGAAAAGCTTGGATTTGTAAAAACGACCATTGACTTTGCTTTGCAAAATGAAGAAATAAAAGATGAAGTGTATAAGTTTCTGCATGATAGAATTTCGCAGATGAAGGATGAAAAAAGGATAGATGTAGAGCAGTATGGATAA
- a CDS encoding anti-repressor SinI family protein — protein sequence MLNLLPVKELETRDPAELDSEWVELVLEAKRLGLTSKQVSSFLSDKKQADK from the coding sequence GTGTTAAATTTGTTACCAGTAAAAGAACTAGAAACTAGAGATCCAGCAGAACTAGATAGTGAATGGGTAGAATTGGTGCTTGAGGCAAAGCGTTTAGGCCTTACAAGTAAACAAGTAAGTTCATTTCTTTCAGATAAAAAACAAGCAGATAAATAA